In Daphnia magna isolate NIES linkage group LG6, ASM2063170v1.1, whole genome shotgun sequence, the following are encoded in one genomic region:
- the LOC123473769 gene encoding uncharacterized protein LOC123473769 yields the protein MRKSSNRRWPSCPRDPSRRLHPLPPSTRPVPEQHLERKTVEPDSTEDVVGSGQRVIQAEKRLESTEKDLEESYVDKSIEAVKEGSEKSEDDELESTAKDLEESNVDKSIDDAHESSEESEEEENGDSTDEEQLFADTDSDSGTGIMLPQIKFLSPKVFKATPEDDAFNWLERYESTGAYNQWGDTELRANFSMYLDGAARKWYLCSTLPTEWRDLPIRPGVGLNAADLPAVTGVRTLFFKEFQQQNYKLFQETRLRNRVQGIEKATTNYYYDVIDLCRVVDPTMTEATKVDYLFGGLRPSLVEKLYPLQPKTGEEFLEAVKRFTVAKLLANRRNWPDAVLGVAATRVADVPIDFIRTLPKPAPTVADTELWKVKELQGAVESLKIQATPPPKRPGNEKTVTWGESERIYRNNNGVLKCYCCNGTGHMARNCWENPQSAHFRQRSYSGPPGPQRGPLGPPAPINIVSQLAETTADSSTQEEIKEQPILRLDFSKLK from the coding sequence ATGAGAAAGTCATCGAATCGACGTTGGCCTAGTTGTCCAAGGGATCCGAGCAGACGTTTACACCCTTTGCCTCCATCTACGCGCCCGGTACCGGAACAGCATctggaaagaaaaactgttgaGCCGGACAGCACAGAGGACGTAGTGGGAAGTGGGCAGCGGGTAATCCAGGCTGAAAAAAGGTTGGAGAGTACTgagaaagatcttgaagaatcttacgtagacaagagtattgaggcagttaaagaaggtagcgaaaaaagtgaagacgacgagttggagagtactgcgaaagatcttgaagaatctaacgtagacaagagtattgacgacgcacacgaaagtagcgaagaaagcgaagaagaggaaaacgggGATAGCACTGACGAGGAGCAGTTATTTGCAGATACCGATAGTGATTCAGGTACTGGCATTATGCTTCCTCagataaagtttttgagtcCCAAGGTCTTTAAGGCAACGCCGGAAGATGACGCCTTCAACTGGCTTGAGCGTTACGAGTCAACGGGAGCGTACAATCAATGGGGCGATACGGAGCTAAGGGCGAATTTCAGCATGTATCTGGATGGAGCGGCAAGAAAATGGTACCTGTGCTCCACACTTCCGACGGAGTGGCGTGATTTACCCATACGACCGGGGGTTGGCCTCAACGCAGCTGATCTTCCGGCAGTAACTGGAGTCAGAACactgttttttaaagaatttcagcaacaaAACTACAAGCTGTTTCAGGAAACACGCTTGCGGAACCGGGTTCAAGGTATCGAAAAAGCGACAACTAACTACTATTACGATGTTATTGATCTTTGTAGGGTGGTGGATCCAACAATGACGGAAGCCACCAAAGTCGACTACCTTTTTGGGGGATTACGGCCCTCGTTGGTCGAAAAATTGTACCCGTTACAACCCAAAACAggcgaagaatttttagagGCGGTGAAACGGTTTACTGTTGCCAAGCTCTTGGCCAATAGACGAAACTGGCCGGACGCGGTGCTCGGGGTGGCAGCAACCAGAGTGGCGGAtgttccaattgatttcattcggaCCCTTCCAAAACCAGCTCCAACTGTGGCTGATACGGAATTATGGAAAGTTAAAGAACTGCAAGGTGCGGTAGAAAGTTTGAAGATTCAAGCAACTCCACCTCCGAAGAGACCAGGAAACGAGAAGACAGTTACGTGGGGAGAGTCGGAGAGAATCTACAGAAACAATAACGGAGTACTCAAATGTTACTGTTGTAACGGAACGGGGCACATGGCCcggaattgttgggaaaatCCGCAATCTGCTCATTTCCGACAACGATCCTACTCAGGTCCTCCTGGCCCACAGAGAGGGCCGTTGGGTCCTCCCGCGCCAATCAACATCGTGTCCCAGCTAGCCGAGACGACTGCAGATTCATCAACACAGGAGGAGATAAAGGAGCAACCTATCCTTAGACTAGATTTCAGCAAGCTGAAATAA